A region from the Vicia villosa cultivar HV-30 ecotype Madison, WI linkage group LG3, Vvil1.0, whole genome shotgun sequence genome encodes:
- the LOC131655045 gene encoding uncharacterized protein LOC131655045: protein MMIHFIQKFKSLNLSNGHHGNSIRQRCCNVRPATPTPPHSPINARFILFNLSQFSFLIHSLLLSLSLILLIIIPMDVMSTNSSNCGNASNPYHQCTQACFQKTKGNKPQSNRKTISSYGRSFTDGDMGKKVTNGERRTYPGCPKASNPYHTCDANCNNKSSSNSGATPHSKIDHRKKVGSKPEPPILQSVPTKKNGTTNNLSNSNASSTKPHYSENKKIESKTDEIIPSSGPISAQSHISDVMAKDQVKDSVIQDKVVASDEIVPITTHSVETGSKDFSFSDTPLTLNNNNNNSSKEVETSSDGDTDSVISESRIQIGKYNVKESFGSILQTILDKYGDIGASCDLESVVIRSYYMECVCFVVQELQSSSDLLTKSKVNELLDIVKDIESAHLRVAWLRNTLDEITENIELIGQHQDMEIEKANNDREMESLREKLESELVTLAQKEQEIADIHMRIPEIRDRLRSLEQIMSSGLQDEQTMLPIKSKIDQLL from the exons ATGATGATTCATTTCATACAAAAATTCAAAAGTCTAAACTTGTCAAATGGTCACCATGGAAACTCCATTCGTCAACGTTGCTGCAATGTGAGACCCGCCACGCCTACCCCCCCACACAGTCCAATAAATGCACGcttcatccttttcaatctttCTCAATTCTCTTTTCTCATTCATTCGTTGCTGCTTTCACTTTCTCTCATTCTTCTTATCATAATTCCTATGGAT GTGATGTCTACTAACAGTAGTAATTGTGGAAATGCTTCAAATCCTTACCATCAATGCACACAAGCTTGTTTTCAAAAGACAAAGGGAAACAAACCACAATCTAATAGAAAAACTATTTCAAGTTATGGGAGAAGTTTTACAGATGGTGATATGGGCAAAAAGGTAACTAATGGAGAAAGAAGAACTTATCCTGGTTGTCCTAAAGCATCTAATCCTTATCATACATGTGATGCCAATTGCAACAACAAATCATCATCCAATTCAG GGGCCACTCCTCATTCCAAGATTGATCATAGGAAGAAGGTAGGTTCTAAGCCAGAACCCCCTATTCTTCAAAGTGTTCCAACAAAAAAAAATGGGACAACCAATAATCTCTCCAACTCCAATGCTTCATCAACAAAACCACATTACTCTGAGAATAAAAAGATAGAGTCAAAAACAGATGAGATCATTCCTTCTTCTGGACCAATTTCTGCTCAATCACACATCTCAGATGTTATG GCTAAAGACCAAGTTAAGGATAGTGTTATTCAGGACAAAGTTGTTGCTTCTGATGAAATTGTTCCAATTACTACACATTCTGTTGAAACTGGTTCCAAAGATTTTAGTTTCTCTGACACTCCACTtactctcaacaacaacaacaacaacagcagcaaAGAAGTAGAAACTAGTAGTGATGGAGATACGGATAGTGTGATATCTGAATCGCGTATTCAAATTGGAAAATACAATGTCAAAGAAAGTTTTGGCTCCATTCTACAAACAATACTTGATAAGTATGGCGATATCGGCGCAAGCTGTGATTTAGAATCAGTTGTAATTCGTTCGTATTACATGGAATGTGTATGTTTTGTGGTACAAGAGTTACAATCTTCTTCTGATTTATTAACTAAGTCTAAAGTGAATGAGTTGTTGGATATTGTTAAGGATATTGAATCTGCGCATCTTCGCGTAGCATGGTTGCGTAACACGCTAGATGAAATCACTGAAAATATTGAACTCATTGGACAGCATCAGGATATGGAGATCGAAAAGGCTAATAATGATCGCGAAATGGAATCGTTGAGAGAAAAGCTGGAATCGGAATTGGTTACATTGGCTCAGAAAGAACAAGAGATTGCTGATATTCATATGAGAATTCCTGAAATCAGAGATCGTTTGAGAAGTCTTGAGCAGATCATGTCTTCTGGATTACAAGATGAACAAACCATGTTACCTATCAAGTCCAAGATTGATCAattgttataa